In Phenylobacterium zucineum HLK1, one DNA window encodes the following:
- a CDS encoding ATP-binding protein: MTAFPPLAPAGAALLWRIALLVAVVAGLSYVGMVAPKEAGKVAPIWLANAPVLACLLRAPVRNWWIWVAAGLAGSLAGEIAAGGRLEPSVALSLCSSLEVVLCATVAGKLIGGQMDVTRAWHLAAMALSACLSAVISATLASSYLGLMGEGRFLDHLMLWSVSNALGLTLLTPCLLVLVEWRGWLAERPMSRAGAASLTGLAGLAVAVFGQDSWPLTFLIPPAILVACLTLEMFGAAVAVMLTCSIAVGFTLKDHGPLAMTSGGWTARLMVLQLFLLVDALLAFQVAALLRNRRLMREELEAARQEAEARAADAEEAKSQYRLLAERVTDVMSRSTVTGQITYLSPSVVKLSGFSPEDLVGQQMLEGVHPEDQAAFLHAHMDMLRGRRAPGTPIRYRVACKTGGWVWIEGNPSLVRDERGRPVEFVDVSRNVTERVELEARLAAAVAEAERAATVKSDFLANMSHEIRTPLTSILGFASFLDELKLPEPAGGYAAKVTTASRTLLAIVNDVLDFSKLEAGRLEMKPRPTDPAECARDVLDLFGPQAQAKGLELVLEPAAPAVAMIDADRLRQVLMNLVGNAVKFTQSGSVRLSCAYDPAERRLTCKVADTGPGIGAAAMEKLFQRFSQVDGSTTRAHGGTGLGLAISKGLVEAMGGRIGVESAPGRGSTFWFEAPAEPAAAAPAEADEAPDVQVMAGVRVLAADDNPQNLEIVRSILTPLGVDLTEAQSGAEAVEAARLAPFDVILMDLRMPGVDGWAAANAIREGHGPNRDAPILAFSADVAPDRREAMGVFQDLVSKPIEPPALLRAILRWTLAEPAAADGEESSGRAAG, encoded by the coding sequence GTGACCGCGTTCCCCCCGCTCGCGCCCGCCGGCGCGGCCCTGTTGTGGCGCATCGCCCTGCTGGTCGCGGTGGTGGCGGGCCTGTCGTACGTCGGCATGGTCGCGCCCAAGGAAGCCGGCAAGGTGGCCCCGATCTGGCTGGCTAACGCCCCGGTGCTGGCCTGCCTGCTGCGGGCCCCGGTCCGGAACTGGTGGATCTGGGTGGCCGCGGGCCTGGCCGGCAGCCTCGCGGGAGAGATCGCGGCGGGCGGGCGGCTGGAGCCCAGCGTGGCGCTGTCGCTGTGCAGCAGCCTGGAGGTCGTGCTGTGCGCGACGGTGGCGGGCAAGCTGATCGGCGGCCAGATGGACGTGACCCGCGCCTGGCACCTGGCCGCCATGGCCCTTTCGGCCTGCCTGTCGGCGGTGATCTCGGCGACGCTGGCCTCAAGCTACCTCGGGCTGATGGGCGAGGGACGGTTCCTCGACCACCTGATGCTCTGGTCGGTGTCGAACGCCCTGGGGCTGACGCTGCTGACGCCATGCCTGCTGGTGCTGGTGGAGTGGCGGGGCTGGCTGGCGGAACGGCCGATGTCGCGCGCCGGGGCGGCCTCGCTGACCGGACTGGCGGGCCTGGCGGTGGCCGTGTTCGGCCAGGACAGCTGGCCGCTGACCTTCCTGATCCCGCCCGCGATCCTGGTCGCCTGCCTGACGCTGGAGATGTTCGGCGCGGCGGTGGCTGTGATGCTGACCTGTTCGATCGCGGTGGGCTTCACGCTGAAGGACCACGGCCCGCTGGCCATGACGAGCGGCGGCTGGACCGCGCGGCTGATGGTGCTGCAGCTGTTCCTGCTGGTGGACGCGCTGCTGGCCTTCCAGGTGGCGGCCCTGCTGCGCAACCGGCGGCTGATGCGCGAGGAGCTGGAGGCGGCCCGCCAGGAGGCCGAGGCGCGCGCCGCCGACGCCGAGGAGGCCAAGTCGCAGTACCGGCTGCTGGCCGAGCGGGTCACCGACGTGATGAGCCGCTCCACGGTGACGGGGCAGATCACCTACCTGTCGCCCAGCGTGGTCAAGCTCTCGGGCTTCTCGCCCGAGGACCTGGTGGGGCAGCAGATGCTGGAGGGCGTCCATCCCGAGGACCAGGCCGCCTTCCTGCACGCGCACATGGACATGCTGCGCGGCCGCCGCGCGCCGGGAACGCCGATCCGCTACCGGGTCGCCTGCAAGACCGGCGGCTGGGTGTGGATCGAGGGCAACCCCTCGCTGGTGCGCGACGAGCGGGGGCGTCCCGTCGAGTTCGTGGACGTCTCGCGCAACGTGACCGAGCGGGTCGAGCTGGAGGCGCGGCTGGCGGCGGCGGTGGCCGAGGCCGAGCGGGCGGCGACGGTGAAGTCGGACTTCCTGGCCAACATGAGCCACGAGATCCGCACGCCGCTGACCTCGATCCTGGGGTTCGCCTCGTTCCTGGACGAGCTGAAGCTGCCCGAGCCGGCGGGGGGCTACGCCGCCAAGGTGACGACCGCCAGCCGCACGCTGCTGGCCATCGTCAACGACGTGCTGGACTTCTCGAAGCTGGAGGCCGGGCGGCTGGAGATGAAGCCGCGGCCCACCGACCCGGCCGAGTGCGCGCGCGACGTGCTGGACCTGTTCGGGCCGCAGGCGCAGGCCAAGGGGCTGGAGCTGGTGCTGGAGCCGGCGGCGCCGGCCGTGGCGATGATCGACGCCGACCGGCTGCGGCAGGTGCTGATGAACCTGGTCGGCAATGCGGTGAAGTTCACCCAGTCGGGCTCGGTGCGGCTGTCGTGCGCCTACGATCCGGCCGAGCGGCGGCTGACCTGCAAGGTGGCCGACACCGGGCCCGGGATCGGGGCCGCGGCGATGGAGAAGCTGTTCCAGCGCTTCAGCCAGGTGGACGGCTCGACGACCCGGGCGCACGGCGGGACGGGCCTGGGGCTGGCGATCAGCAAGGGCCTGGTCGAGGCCATGGGCGGGCGGATCGGGGTGGAGAGCGCGCCGGGCCGCGGCTCGACGTTCTGGTTCGAGGCCCCGGCCGAGCCGGCCGCGGCGGCGCCGGCCGAGGCCGACGAGGCGCCGGACGTGCAGGTGATGGCCGGGGTGCGGGTGCTGGCCGCCGACGACAATCCGCAGAACCTGGAGATCGTCCGCTCGATCCTGACGCCGCTGGGGGTGGACCTGACCGAGGCCCAGAGCGGGGCCGAGGCGGTGGAGGCGGCGCGCCTGGCGCCCTTCGACGTGATCCTGATGGACCTGCGGATGCCGGGGGTGGACGGCTGGGCGGCGGCGAACGCGATCCGGGAAGGCCACGGGCCGAACCGCGACGCCCCGATTCTGGCGTTCTCGGCCGACGTGGCGCCCGACCGGCGCGAGGCGATGGGCGTGTTCCAGGACCTGGTCAGCAAGCCGATCGAGCCGCCGGCGCTCCTGCGGGCGATCCTGCGCTGGACGCTGGCGGAACCGGCGGCGGCGGACGGCGAGGAGTCCTCGGGACGGGCGGCCGGTTGA
- a CDS encoding ArsI/CadI family heavy metal resistance metalloenzyme, which produces MKRLHLHVNVPDLDKSIAFYATLFGAQPSVVKDDYAKWMLDDPRVNFAISTRAASTGAAGLDHVGVQVDSAAELAELAGRLKAAGAETFDQEATTCCYARSDKSWVSDPAGLRWETFFTFGEATTYGESPEEAQAKLAPAAVAAPVAATSSCCG; this is translated from the coding sequence ATGAAGCGCCTGCACCTGCACGTCAACGTGCCCGACCTCGACAAGTCGATCGCCTTCTACGCCACCCTGTTCGGCGCCCAGCCGTCGGTCGTGAAGGACGATTACGCCAAGTGGATGCTGGACGATCCGCGCGTGAACTTCGCCATCTCCACCCGCGCCGCCTCCACCGGGGCCGCCGGCCTCGACCACGTGGGCGTCCAGGTGGACAGCGCCGCCGAGCTCGCCGAGCTGGCCGGCCGGCTCAAGGCCGCCGGCGCCGAGACCTTCGACCAGGAGGCCACGACCTGCTGCTACGCCCGCTCCGACAAGAGCTGGGTGTCCGATCCGGCGGGCCTGCGCTGGGAGACGTTCTTCACCTTCGGCGAGGCCACGACATACGGGGAGTCTCCGGAGGAGGCGCAGGCGAAGCTCGCCCCCGCCGCCGTAGCCGCGCCCGTCGCGGCGACGTCCAGCTGCTGCGGCTGA
- a CDS encoding endonuclease domain-containing protein, with product MYAPKATVGRARALRRRMTPPEVRLWRVLRGKALDGLRFRRQHPIGSYVLDFYCEAAALCVEVDGQRHWLGRAQERDAERDAWLAARGIRTLRLSASLVLEDMDAALRAIAAEARRRPPPSSPIGGGGPR from the coding sequence ATGTACGCACCGAAGGCGACCGTGGGCCGGGCGCGCGCCCTGCGGCGGCGGATGACCCCGCCCGAGGTCCGGCTGTGGCGCGTCCTGCGCGGCAAGGCCCTCGACGGCCTCCGCTTCCGCCGCCAACACCCGATCGGTTCCTACGTGCTCGACTTCTACTGCGAGGCCGCCGCCCTCTGCGTCGAGGTCGACGGCCAGCGCCACTGGCTCGGCCGCGCCCAGGAACGCGACGCCGAGCGCGACGCCTGGCTCGCCGCCCGCGGGATCCGCACCCTGCGCCTCTCGGCCAGCCTCGTCCTGGAGGACATGGACGCCGCCCTGCGCGCCATCGCCGCCGAAGCCCGTCGACGCCCGCCCCCCTCCTCCCCCATCGGGGGAGGGGGACCGCGATAG
- a CDS encoding DUF1428 domain-containing protein — protein MPYVDGFVLAVPKANLEAYKEMARLGAQVWMEHGALSYVECLADDVPYGELTSFPRAVQAKDDEVVVFSWATYPDRAARDATMAKVMADPRLKSDPATMPFDGKRMIWGGFESFVAV, from the coding sequence ATGCCCTACGTGGACGGTTTCGTGCTGGCGGTGCCGAAGGCCAATCTCGAGGCCTACAAGGAGATGGCGAGGCTGGGCGCGCAGGTGTGGATGGAGCACGGCGCGCTGTCGTACGTGGAGTGCCTGGCCGACGACGTGCCCTACGGCGAACTGACCTCGTTCCCGCGCGCCGTGCAGGCCAAGGACGACGAGGTGGTGGTGTTCTCGTGGGCCACCTATCCGGACCGGGCGGCGCGCGACGCCACCATGGCCAAGGTGATGGCCGACCCGCGCCTGAAGAGCGACCCGGCGACCATGCCCTTCGACGGCAAGCGGATGATCTGGGGCGGGTTCGAGAGCTTCGTGGCGGTGTAA
- the arsB gene encoding ACR3 family arsenite efflux transporter, producing MSLFERWLTLWVALCIVAGIALGQLFPAAFRAIGAMEVAQVNLPVAGLIWLMIVPMLMKVDFGALRQVGRHWRGIGVTLFVNWAVKPFSMALLGAVFIGWLFRPWLPAGEIPSYIAGLILLAAAPCTAMVFVWSNLCRGEPNFTLSQVAVNDAIMVVAFAPIVGLLLGLSAIVVPWQTLLLSVGLYIVVPVILAQGLRAALLRRGGESGGEAGLQRALAAIGPASLAALLATLVLLFGFQGEQILAQPAVIALLAVPILIQVYFNAGLAYLLNRWTGEAHCVAGPSALIGASNFFELAVAAAIGLFGFRSGAALATVVGVLIEVPVMLSVVAIVNRTRGWYEAGPAVRRLAGR from the coding sequence ATGTCCCTGTTCGAGCGCTGGCTGACCCTGTGGGTCGCCCTCTGCATCGTCGCCGGGATCGCGCTCGGCCAGCTGTTCCCCGCCGCCTTCCGGGCCATCGGCGCGATGGAGGTGGCCCAGGTCAACCTGCCGGTCGCCGGCCTCATCTGGCTGATGATCGTGCCCATGCTGATGAAGGTCGATTTCGGCGCCCTGCGCCAGGTCGGCCGCCACTGGCGCGGCATCGGCGTGACCCTGTTCGTCAACTGGGCGGTGAAGCCCTTCTCCATGGCCCTGCTGGGCGCGGTGTTCATCGGCTGGCTGTTCCGCCCCTGGCTGCCGGCCGGCGAGATCCCCTCCTACATCGCCGGCCTGATCCTGCTGGCCGCCGCCCCCTGCACGGCCATGGTGTTCGTCTGGTCGAACCTGTGCCGAGGCGAGCCGAACTTCACCCTCAGCCAGGTGGCGGTGAACGACGCCATCATGGTGGTCGCCTTCGCCCCGATCGTCGGCCTGCTGCTGGGCCTGTCGGCCATCGTCGTGCCGTGGCAGACGCTGCTGCTGTCGGTGGGGCTCTACATCGTCGTCCCGGTGATCCTCGCGCAGGGCCTGCGCGCGGCCCTCCTGCGCCGCGGCGGAGAGTCCGGGGGCGAGGCGGGGCTGCAGCGGGCGCTGGCGGCGATCGGCCCGGCCTCCCTGGCCGCCCTGCTGGCGACCCTCGTCCTGCTGTTCGGCTTCCAGGGCGAGCAGATCCTGGCCCAGCCGGCGGTGATCGCGCTGCTGGCGGTGCCGATCCTGATCCAGGTCTACTTCAACGCCGGCCTCGCCTACCTGCTGAACCGCTGGACCGGCGAGGCGCACTGCGTCGCCGGGCCCTCGGCCCTGATCGGCGCCAGCAACTTCTTCGAGCTGGCGGTCGCCGCGGCCATCGGCCTGTTCGGCTTCCGCTCGGGCGCGGCGCTGGCCACCGTCGTGGGCGTGCTGATCGAGGTGCCGGTGATGCTCAGCGTCGTGGCGATCGTGAACCGCACGCGGGGCTGGTACGAGGCCGGCCCCGCCGTGCGCCGGCTGGCCGGCCGCTAG
- a CDS encoding terminase small subunit-like protein: MGAEVPGRAAGRAAGARVRWSPGMARQVLARTRKGETLRGMCREPGMPNVRTVTKWMAQRGLFRRAIEAARIEAGRGSAIGRPCGYCRETAEAIFVRLCGGEALSAICRDPQMPAASTVYAWLAREPQFAEAYRLAREVQADALAAEGWELAKAATPDTAFLAKVRLEHLRWYAAKLGPRTWGGLKATSPAEPPEMTVMCMRRFSLEVDARGWKRVVSWYPDPETRTPVMEEPGPWIPPSDGEATARRLKALEEDPEAAERRRAGWNAAPSDPEGWT; encoded by the coding sequence ATGGGCGCAGAAGTTCCGGGGAGGGCGGCGGGGCGAGCGGCGGGGGCGCGGGTGCGCTGGTCGCCGGGGATGGCGCGGCAGGTGCTGGCCCGGACGCGGAAGGGGGAGACCCTGCGCGGCATGTGCCGCGAGCCCGGGATGCCGAACGTGCGCACGGTGACGAAGTGGATGGCGCAGCGGGGGCTGTTCCGGCGCGCCATCGAGGCGGCGCGGATCGAGGCGGGGCGGGGCTCGGCGATCGGGCGGCCCTGCGGCTACTGCCGCGAGACGGCCGAGGCGATCTTCGTGCGGCTGTGCGGCGGGGAGGCGCTGTCGGCCATCTGCCGCGACCCGCAGATGCCGGCGGCCTCGACGGTGTACGCCTGGCTGGCGCGCGAGCCGCAGTTCGCCGAGGCCTACCGGCTGGCGCGCGAGGTGCAGGCCGACGCCCTGGCGGCCGAGGGCTGGGAGCTGGCCAAGGCGGCGACGCCCGACACCGCGTTCCTGGCCAAGGTGCGGCTGGAGCACCTGCGCTGGTACGCCGCCAAGCTGGGGCCCAGGACCTGGGGCGGGCTGAAGGCGACGAGCCCGGCCGAGCCGCCCGAGATGACGGTGATGTGCATGCGCCGGTTCTCGCTGGAGGTGGACGCGCGCGGCTGGAAGCGGGTGGTGAGCTGGTACCCCGACCCCGAGACCCGCACGCCGGTGATGGAGGAGCCGGGGCCGTGGATCCCGCCGTCGGACGGCGAGGCGACGGCGCGCCGGCTGAAGGCGCTGGAGGAGGATCCCGAGGCGGCCGAGCGGCGCCGGGCGGGGTGGAACGCGGCGCCGTCGGACCCGGAGGGGTGGACGTGA
- a CDS encoding DUF1697 domain-containing protein: protein MRPLAVLLRAVNVGGRTLKMDEWRALLAAEGFEEPETLLASGNAVVISAEPAAAVEDKVAAALQRELGLAAEAFVRDLGQLEATIAANPFADFAQESPSKLMAVFLKGEAPQDLSPLERYATMGERFAPGPGCLYIAYPEGAGRSKLANAKPPGGPGTARNWNTVRRLAERLAQLAR, encoded by the coding sequence ATGAGGCCATTGGCGGTGCTGCTGCGGGCGGTGAACGTCGGCGGCCGGACGCTGAAGATGGACGAGTGGCGCGCGCTGCTGGCGGCCGAGGGGTTCGAGGAGCCCGAGACCCTGCTGGCCAGCGGCAATGCGGTGGTGATCAGCGCCGAGCCGGCGGCGGCGGTGGAGGACAAGGTGGCCGCGGCGCTCCAGCGCGAGCTGGGCCTGGCCGCCGAGGCGTTCGTGCGCGACCTCGGCCAGCTGGAGGCGACGATCGCGGCCAATCCCTTCGCCGACTTCGCGCAGGAGAGCCCCTCGAAGCTGATGGCGGTGTTCCTGAAGGGCGAGGCGCCGCAGGACCTCTCGCCGCTGGAGCGGTACGCCACGATGGGCGAGCGGTTCGCGCCGGGGCCGGGCTGCCTCTACATCGCCTATCCGGAAGGGGCGGGGCGCTCGAAGCTGGCGAACGCGAAGCCGCCCGGCGGGCCGGGGACGGCGCGCAACTGGAACACGGTGCGCAGGCTGGCGGAGCGTCTGGCGCAGCTGGCGCGTTGA
- a CDS encoding glutathione S-transferase, which translates to MQLVIGTKKWSTWSMRPWLVLKRAGIAFEEVLIELRQENDRTFEQIRPHSPSGLVPALKLDDGTVIVDSLAISEWAAEQVPALWPKDPVARALARAAAAEMHSGFASLRGECPMDLAAQPRDVELSEATHRNIRRIVELWTGMLDRFGGPFLAGEWSVADAFYTPVATRFRTYGVRLSDFGDDGRAGAYAARLLEQPEFLDWERAAQG; encoded by the coding sequence ATGCAGCTCGTGATCGGGACGAAGAAGTGGTCCACCTGGTCGATGCGGCCGTGGCTGGTGCTGAAGCGGGCGGGGATCGCCTTCGAGGAGGTGCTGATCGAGCTGCGGCAGGAGAACGACCGCACGTTCGAGCAGATCCGGCCGCACTCGCCCTCCGGGCTGGTGCCGGCGCTGAAGCTGGATGACGGAACCGTGATCGTGGATTCGCTGGCGATCAGCGAGTGGGCGGCCGAGCAGGTCCCGGCGCTGTGGCCGAAGGACCCCGTGGCGCGGGCGCTGGCCAGGGCCGCGGCGGCCGAGATGCATTCGGGATTCGCCTCGCTGCGCGGGGAGTGCCCGATGGACCTGGCCGCCCAGCCCCGGGACGTGGAGCTGTCGGAGGCCACGCACCGGAACATCCGCCGGATCGTCGAGCTGTGGACGGGGATGCTGGACCGCTTCGGCGGGCCGTTCCTGGCGGGCGAGTGGTCGGTGGCCGACGCCTTCTACACGCCGGTGGCGACGCGCTTCCGCACCTACGGCGTGCGGCTCTCCGACTTCGGCGACGACGGGCGGGCGGGGGCCTACGCCGCGCGCCTGCTGGAGCAGCCGGAGTTCCTGGACTGGGAGCGGGCGGCGCAGGGATGA
- a CDS encoding ArsR/SmtB family transcription factor, with amino-acid sequence MESDTAIQALSALAHPSRLEIFRLLVRAGAEGMAAGEIARATGALPNTLSTNLGILAAAGLAASRREGRSIIYTAGYDQMRGLLAFLMEDCCAGKPEICAPLAEAAGRACDAP; translated from the coding sequence ATGGAATCCGACACCGCCATCCAGGCCCTGAGCGCGCTCGCCCATCCCAGCCGGCTGGAGATCTTCCGGCTGCTGGTCCGGGCGGGCGCCGAGGGCATGGCCGCGGGCGAAATCGCCCGGGCCACCGGCGCCCTGCCGAACACCCTGTCCACCAACCTCGGCATCCTCGCCGCCGCCGGGCTCGCCGCGTCCCGCCGCGAGGGCCGCTCGATCATCTACACCGCCGGCTACGACCAGATGCGCGGCCTGCTGGCCTTCCTCATGGAGGACTGCTGCGCCGGCAAGCCCGAGATCTGCGCGCCGCTCGCCGAGGCGGCCGGCCGCGCCTGCGACGCCCCATGA
- a CDS encoding spinster family MFS transporter, with the protein MTAAVTPGVESATAPDHAPPFSRAYTRYAMGLLLGIYIVNFLDRQVINILAEPIKRDLGLSDTALGLMSGLAFALFYTVLGIPLARLAERKNRAYIIGGSVAVWSGFTALCATAGNFWQLVLYRIGVGVGEAGCTPPAHSLIVDYVPKEKRSSALAFYSMGTPLGSLLGLVLGGLIADAYGWRMAFLVAGLPGIVFAILAFTTLKEPRRILARHAEQVKAAQATFGETVRYLTAKPTFWLIALGAAIKAFIGYGHAPFTASFFLRVHEGEIAALAAGFGLGPVGFLGLALGIIAGVGGALGAWLGGWIADAVGKTNVGNHMVTPAIASLAGVPVYCAAVLVDSALVALALLTLSYFLGTMWYGPVYGTAQSIVPPHMRATGAAILLFIVNLVGLGLGPLAVGALSDWLNVGQGLGSAEGIRWALIAAACTGVLAFLGFWLARRTLPVDSVS; encoded by the coding sequence ATGACCGCCGCCGTCACCCCCGGCGTCGAGAGCGCCACTGCGCCCGACCACGCCCCGCCGTTCTCCCGCGCCTACACCCGCTATGCGATGGGGCTGCTGCTCGGCATCTACATCGTCAACTTCCTGGACCGGCAGGTGATCAACATCCTGGCCGAGCCGATCAAGCGCGACCTCGGCCTGTCCGACACGGCCCTGGGCCTGATGAGCGGCCTGGCCTTCGCCCTCTTCTACACCGTGCTCGGCATCCCGCTGGCGCGCCTGGCCGAGCGCAAGAACCGGGCCTACATCATCGGCGGCTCGGTGGCCGTCTGGTCGGGCTTCACCGCGCTCTGCGCCACCGCCGGCAACTTCTGGCAGCTCGTGCTCTACCGGATCGGCGTCGGCGTCGGCGAGGCCGGCTGCACCCCGCCCGCCCACTCGCTGATCGTCGACTACGTGCCCAAGGAGAAGCGCTCCTCGGCCCTGGCGTTCTACTCGATGGGCACCCCGCTCGGCAGCCTGCTGGGCCTGGTCCTGGGCGGGCTGATCGCCGACGCCTACGGCTGGCGGATGGCCTTCCTGGTGGCGGGCCTGCCCGGCATCGTCTTCGCGATCCTGGCCTTCACCACCCTGAAGGAGCCGCGCCGCATCCTCGCCCGCCACGCCGAGCAGGTGAAGGCCGCCCAGGCCACCTTCGGCGAGACGGTGCGCTACCTCACCGCCAAGCCCACCTTCTGGCTGATCGCCCTCGGCGCCGCCATCAAGGCGTTCATCGGCTACGGCCACGCCCCCTTCACCGCCAGCTTCTTCCTGCGCGTGCACGAGGGCGAGATCGCCGCCCTGGCCGCCGGCTTCGGCCTCGGCCCCGTCGGCTTCCTGGGCCTGGCGCTCGGGATCATCGCCGGCGTCGGCGGCGCGCTCGGGGCCTGGCTCGGCGGCTGGATCGCCGATGCGGTGGGCAAGACCAACGTCGGCAACCACATGGTCACCCCGGCCATCGCCAGCCTCGCGGGCGTGCCCGTCTACTGCGCCGCGGTGCTGGTGGATTCCGCGCTCGTGGCGCTGGCCCTGCTCACCCTCAGCTACTTCCTGGGGACCATGTGGTACGGCCCGGTCTACGGCACAGCCCAGTCGATCGTGCCGCCGCACATGCGGGCCACCGGCGCGGCCATCCTGCTGTTCATCGTCAACCTCGTGGGCCTGGGCCTGGGCCCCCTCGCGGTGGGCGCCCTCTCCGACTGGCTGAACGTCGGCCAGGGCCTCGGCTCGGCCGAGGGCATCCGCTGGGCCCTCATCGCCGCCGCCTGCACCGGCGTCCTGGCCTTCCTCGGCTTCTGGCTCGCCCGCCGCACCCTCCCCGTCGACTCCGTCTCGTAA
- a CDS encoding sensor histidine kinase → MRGSGRNAGSADALRCSWFEGGTAISQTIAPQPGPTAAGDLERRVADILDGLGEGFITFDLAWRITYCNRAAATHLGLDPETALGQVIWDLVDNPPEGALRRFLARAMAERITAEEEVPSDLHPGRWLQFRVFPLHDGLCLNFRDVTERRAQAQRERAQAERLAQLESRRAFMLEVADTLRALSDPEQILAAAARLLGERLGAARTGYAQISEDGARMVILGDWSRGDVERLTGVTLSLDIFGSEALATLKADRPLLIRDVTTDPRTAAFAEGYRGVQVGALLDVPLVREGRLEAFVFSSCPEPHAWTPEDVALAEDVAARTWSALGRARSEIALRESEARFRAMADSAPAPVWVTSAAGGIEFVNRAFSELAGKSPEELMGNAWLALMHPEDLQRVGPVREAALAELTPFNWTARFRGADGQYRWMRASSQPRFDSSGAFQGYVGIAMDVTDARRAQERQQLLINELNHRVKNTLATVQSLAHQTLREGMVTREARDRFTDRLLALSAAHNVLTRENWESAELSEIAREAVRPYNDPQAPRVLLEGPTARVAPNVALAVSMALHELATNAVKYGALSVPGGRVAVAWRFAPAGDAVELEWRETGGPPVTPPEGRGSGFGSRLLIQGLAAELGAPAELDYRPEGVVCRLRAPLAR, encoded by the coding sequence GTGCGAGGCTCAGGGCGGAACGCGGGTTCCGCGGACGCGTTACGGTGCAGCTGGTTCGAGGGGGGAACGGCCATTTCGCAGACCATCGCGCCTCAGCCCGGCCCGACGGCCGCCGGCGATCTGGAGCGCCGGGTCGCCGACATCCTCGACGGCCTGGGCGAAGGATTCATCACCTTCGACCTCGCCTGGCGGATCACCTACTGCAACCGCGCCGCCGCGACCCACCTGGGCCTCGATCCCGAGACCGCGCTCGGCCAGGTCATCTGGGACCTCGTCGACAACCCGCCCGAGGGCGCCCTGCGGCGCTTCCTCGCCCGGGCGATGGCCGAGCGGATCACCGCCGAGGAGGAGGTCCCCTCCGACCTGCATCCCGGCCGCTGGCTGCAGTTCCGCGTCTTCCCGCTGCACGACGGGCTCTGCCTGAACTTCCGCGACGTGACCGAGCGGCGGGCGCAGGCCCAGCGCGAACGCGCCCAGGCCGAGCGCCTGGCCCAGCTCGAGAGCCGCCGCGCCTTCATGCTCGAGGTCGCCGACACCCTGCGCGCCCTCTCCGATCCCGAGCAGATCCTCGCCGCCGCCGCGCGCCTGCTGGGCGAGCGGCTCGGCGCGGCCCGCACCGGCTACGCCCAGATCAGCGAGGACGGCGCGCGGATGGTCATCCTCGGCGACTGGAGCCGCGGCGACGTCGAGCGCCTCACCGGCGTCACCCTCTCCCTCGACATCTTCGGCTCCGAGGCGCTCGCGACGCTCAAGGCCGACCGCCCGCTGTTGATCCGGGACGTGACCACCGATCCGCGCACCGCCGCCTTCGCCGAAGGCTACCGCGGCGTGCAGGTGGGCGCCCTGCTCGACGTGCCGCTGGTGCGCGAGGGCCGGCTCGAGGCCTTCGTCTTCTCCAGCTGCCCCGAGCCCCACGCCTGGACGCCCGAGGACGTGGCCCTGGCCGAGGACGTCGCCGCCCGCACCTGGTCGGCCCTGGGCCGCGCCCGCTCCGAGATCGCCCTGCGCGAGAGCGAGGCCCGCTTCCGCGCCATGGCCGACAGCGCCCCGGCCCCCGTCTGGGTGACCAGCGCCGCCGGCGGCATCGAGTTCGTCAACCGCGCCTTCAGCGAGCTGGCGGGCAAGTCCCCGGAAGAGCTGATGGGGAACGCCTGGCTCGCCCTGATGCATCCCGAGGACCTCCAGCGGGTCGGCCCGGTGCGCGAGGCCGCGCTCGCCGAGCTGACGCCCTTCAACTGGACCGCCCGCTTCCGCGGCGCCGATGGCCAGTACCGCTGGATGCGGGCGTCCTCCCAGCCCCGGTTCGACTCCTCGGGCGCCTTCCAGGGCTATGTCGGCATCGCCATGGACGTCACCGACGCCCGCCGCGCCCAGGAGCGCCAGCAGCTGCTCATCAACGAGCTGAACCACCGGGTGAAGAACACCCTGGCCACCGTCCAGTCGCTGGCCCACCAGACCCTGCGCGAGGGGATGGTCACCCGCGAGGCCCGCGACCGGTTCACCGACCGGCTCCTGGCGCTCTCGGCCGCCCACAACGTCCTGACCCGCGAGAACTGGGAGAGCGCCGAGCTGTCCGAGATCGCCCGCGAGGCGGTGCGGCCCTACAACGACCCGCAGGCGCCGCGCGTCCTTCTGGAGGGCCCCACCGCCCGGGTCGCGCCGAACGTGGCGCTCGCCGTCTCCATGGCGCTGCACGAGCTCGCCACCAACGCGGTGAAGTACGGCGCCCTCTCCGTCCCCGGCGGCCGCGTCGCCGTGGCCTGGCGCTTCGCCCCGGCCGGAGACGCCGTCGAGCTGGAATGGCGCGAGACCGGCGGCCCGCCCGTCACCCCGCCGGAAGGCCGGGGCTCCGGCTTCGGCTCGCGCCTGCTGATCCAGGGCCTCGCCGCCGAACTCGGCGCCCCCGCCGAACTCGACTACCGCCCCGAAGGCGTCGTCTGCCGCCTCCGCGCCCCCCTCGCCCGCTGA